The following coding sequences lie in one Tichowtungia aerotolerans genomic window:
- a CDS encoding SDR family oxidoreductase: protein MNVLIAGTGILGQNLIRLYLDRGDRVRALARLQEEFNGLDHLHLETITCDVTRPETLNGVCDGMDLVISCIGITRIKAKTSHMDVDFHGNVNLLREAEKAGVQKFGFISPEGVDRGCKEVPLLEAKYRFEETLRKSSASWLIFRAGGFFSDLLEMGKTAQYGSMFVIGSGQNYFTPVDVRDLAEVMVSEMNKQSNNIISVGGPDDMSWNKICQACFEFYGRKPRIISIPKWLCECVLSLLKPFSKSQYSMGKLMVFMSTADIPSEKRGHRHFADYLKESF from the coding sequence ATGAACGTCCTGATTGCCGGAACCGGAATTCTCGGACAGAACCTGATTCGTCTTTATTTAGACCGAGGCGACCGCGTGCGTGCACTGGCCCGTCTTCAGGAGGAATTTAACGGACTCGACCATCTGCACCTGGAAACCATAACCTGCGATGTTACCCGCCCCGAAACGCTCAACGGAGTCTGTGATGGAATGGATCTTGTCATCTCCTGCATCGGAATCACCCGGATTAAAGCAAAAACATCCCACATGGATGTCGACTTCCACGGGAACGTGAATCTCCTGCGGGAGGCAGAGAAAGCCGGTGTTCAGAAGTTTGGATTCATTTCTCCGGAAGGAGTTGATCGCGGCTGCAAAGAGGTCCCTCTGCTGGAAGCCAAATATCGCTTTGAAGAGACCCTGAGAAAAAGCTCGGCTTCATGGCTGATTTTCCGAGCCGGCGGGTTCTTTTCCGATCTGCTGGAAATGGGCAAAACGGCACAGTATGGCTCTATGTTTGTGATCGGATCAGGGCAGAACTATTTCACGCCGGTCGACGTACGGGATCTGGCGGAAGTCATGGTTTCTGAAATGAACAAACAGTCCAACAACATCATCAGTGTCGGCGGACCGGACGACATGAGCTGGAACAAAATCTGTCAGGCCTGCTTCGAATTCTACGGACGCAAGCCGAGAATTATCAGCATACCAAAATGGTTGTGTGAATGCGTCCTGTCTCTGCTTAAGCCGTTTTCTAAAAGCCAGTACTCCATGGGAAAGCTGATGGTGTTTATGTCGACTGCCGACATCCCCAGCGAAAAACGGGGGCATCGTCATTTTGCGGATTATTTGAAGGAATCCTTTTAA
- a CDS encoding class I SAM-dependent methyltransferase has translation MHKKQHPRSAVARQTEGITLDHAAPVYDLLAPIMTLGLERRFHRMVIRQLALRGDEQVLDIGCGTGTLTRDIAAALSDKTNSCCTGLDAAEKMIAAARKKAAGIRNIQFDAAIAERLPYADRTFDAAVSTFFFHHIHFELKKKVLAETARVLKPGGRMMIVDVDIPTSLFGTLCARSGHWLFQQNEIAENIEGRLRDAMDKSSFSWRAVSHHSGYITVFELNKEESL, from the coding sequence ATGCATAAGAAGCAGCACCCCCGCTCAGCAGTGGCCCGGCAGACCGAAGGCATCACGCTCGATCATGCCGCGCCGGTCTATGACCTGCTCGCACCGATTATGACGCTCGGCCTCGAGCGCCGCTTCCACCGCATGGTCATCCGGCAGCTTGCGCTGCGCGGCGATGAGCAGGTTCTCGATATCGGTTGCGGCACCGGCACGCTGACGCGCGATATTGCGGCAGCACTGAGCGATAAAACCAACTCCTGCTGCACCGGTCTCGACGCCGCCGAAAAAATGATTGCCGCGGCCCGCAAAAAGGCTGCCGGGATTCGCAATATTCAGTTTGATGCCGCGATTGCTGAACGGCTTCCCTATGCAGACCGGACGTTTGATGCGGCGGTCTCCACTTTCTTTTTCCATCACATCCACTTTGAGCTGAAGAAAAAAGTTCTCGCGGAAACCGCGCGGGTTCTGAAACCCGGCGGGCGGATGATGATTGTGGACGTGGATATTCCGACCAGCCTGTTCGGAACACTCTGCGCCCGCTCGGGGCACTGGCTGTTCCAGCAGAATGAAATCGCTGAAAACATTGAAGGCCGGCTGCGGGATGCAATGGACAAGAGCTCTTTCAGCTGGCGGGCGGTTTCACACCACTCCGGGTATATCACGGTATTCGAACTCAACAAGGAGGAATCATTATGA
- a CDS encoding ankyrin repeat domain-containing protein, with protein sequence MTNAQLKGTLFWIPVLILSVLTLTGLVWLDVRPKPTIFELAGEGDLDALQKMIDHGVLLEEPDRDGLTPLAHAVQGNQLEAVERLLAAGADVNAQSVDGNTALRYAVENDFSSVISCLLDAGADPHLQNDFGESPFFKAVDGNRSSVSLFLQRGIIPDETRAPERDGYFFCAARSGCIPVLQQMLKDVPDVNELSPLGMSALHCAVYADNLEATHLLIEHGANVNLCDRHHWSPLHQAVRSGDKELVCLLVEHGADLEACDLEGCTPFLTAVDEGRVELVKELADLGANIDAENKGNKSAEDLAMTGNHVEILVFLREYREKLLHKGKGEQIFF encoded by the coding sequence ATGACTAATGCGCAGTTGAAAGGAACACTTTTCTGGATTCCGGTACTGATTTTGTCGGTACTGACGTTGACAGGACTGGTTTGGCTGGATGTGCGACCGAAACCAACAATCTTTGAGTTGGCAGGTGAAGGTGATCTTGATGCATTGCAGAAAATGATCGATCACGGAGTTTTATTGGAAGAACCGGATCGAGATGGTTTGACCCCGTTAGCCCATGCGGTTCAGGGGAATCAGTTAGAAGCGGTTGAAAGACTGTTAGCTGCTGGAGCGGATGTGAACGCTCAGTCTGTTGACGGGAACACCGCACTTCGCTACGCAGTCGAGAACGATTTTTCTTCTGTAATCAGCTGCTTACTGGATGCGGGTGCCGATCCTCATTTGCAGAACGATTTCGGAGAATCTCCATTTTTTAAGGCTGTTGACGGAAACCGGTCTTCTGTATCGCTGTTTCTCCAGCGGGGAATTATACCGGATGAGACTCGAGCTCCGGAGAGGGACGGGTATTTTTTCTGTGCGGCTCGCAGCGGCTGTATCCCGGTTCTTCAGCAAATGCTGAAGGACGTTCCGGATGTCAACGAGTTGTCTCCTCTTGGTATGAGTGCTCTGCATTGTGCCGTTTATGCGGATAATTTAGAAGCCACCCATCTGCTGATTGAGCATGGAGCGAATGTGAATCTGTGTGATCGGCATCACTGGAGTCCGTTGCATCAGGCGGTGCGTTCGGGGGATAAAGAGCTGGTTTGTCTCCTTGTGGAGCATGGCGCCGATCTGGAGGCCTGTGATCTTGAAGGCTGCACGCCGTTCTTGACCGCTGTGGATGAAGGTCGTGTGGAACTGGTGAAGGAGTTGGCGGATCTGGGTGCAAATATCGACGCGGAGAACAAAGGAAACAAATCAGCGGAAGATCTGGCTATGACGGGGAATCATGTAGAGATTCTCGTTTTTCTCCGCGAATATCGCGAGAAGCTTCTGCATAAAGGCAAAGGTGAGCAGATTTTCTTTTAA